The stretch of DNA TGGTTCTTTAAATTCAGGGAAATCTTCAagtaattgattaaatatatcatcatcatgtTTGGTTAACTTCAATTTAGATCCAGGAATCTTTTCTAATAAGGACCAGTAAGTTTCAGCTTGTTGGACTGCTTTGACAGCAAATTGCATTTCGATTTCTTCTAAGTTATCGGCATTTTCGGCACTGAATGGTTGGGCAGACATTATTTCGATGAAGTTGTTATTTAGCTACTTCTGACTAATAAGTAaagaaggagaagaaaaagagataaaaaaaagagtttGTGATAAATAAGGAGTGGTggatgaatgaatgaaattaaataatttttttttccgaTGGACTCCGCTCTATATTTGAGTTTCTAGTACCTTCTTGATGATTCGAGAAACGATACAATTTCTATTTATCTACATTGATGTTGTCATAGGCCTGACAGGGCATAAGTCCTTTAGGCATGTGTATTTGGGGAAAATGCGAATAGTCGTATGAAGAGTAAAAGTATAGAACTACGTAAGTAGAGGTGGCGAGCACCCATATTTATAGTATGGTAAGGTGATGTTCGGTCGGATCCTCTGAATTTCTTACGCAAACAACACAGATTATCTTTGGGAACGTAATATAGTATTCAGTTTGAAATAGCGGGTCTATTCTGAGCACAAACTAAATagcaatatcaattaaatataaaatatgtTATATTCAAGTATAAAATTGTAGATGgttaaaaagaaacatatataaaattatataaaagTATTTTTGAATAAGCGTCTttataaatgataaataGTTGTGTAAAATTGTTGTATAGTCGTGGCATTCGACTCAAATAAAGAACAGATTGCATTaccaatttaatttaaagTAGTTGGTCCATTAAGCTAACACCTTAGCGTAAATTAGTAATGTCtgatttaaatgatgatataGCCCGTTCTAAATCTGTGTAGGCAATGGTgcttgatgaatttgatttaagtATGTGACATAGTGAATTTGTAGTATCTTTTAGATTTGGACCATAGGCTTTAAATGTAATCTCTACGGTTAAATCTTATAGAACAGAATAAACGTTTAATTTCCcataattaaaatatataactatataaaatatttgacaTTTCTTATTCCTTTTATACCAAACTCTTAATTTGTGTACTATCTGCATATGTCttgaattttgaataaacaatttaaatGCACGAAAACACATGTCGTGCAGAGTCGCACAAATACCAATCATTGGAAAGATTTGTTGCTACTCTACGacaaaaataaaccaaaaatataGAAATGTTACGAAACAACAAAGGTGGATGTGCGAGGACGCCATCGCAATAGTAGTGTGTTAACCGATAATGGTATAACCAGTAACATCGTTACGAAAGATGTTTTCTAAAATACAATCAGCAGCATAAATACCACTCATATAGGCACCATGTACACATCCAGTACCTTCTGAAGTTGTGTGCTCTCCAGCAAACTTAATGTAAGGTTCCAGGATCCCCAAATCTTCAAAGTCACCTGATAAActaattattaaatcacTTGGATCATCGTTGGTGTACATTGTTGAATAAGAGCCACGGATATATGGGTTCGTTGTCCAATCGGTGACTATTGTGTTGATTGGATCAGGAATCGGCTCATCATTAATGGAGAGTTTCTGCAACATTGGTTGATAATATTGCCAAGCTTGATCAGGATGGGTCTCGAGATAATTTGTCAAAGGTGCTTGGGTAAGTATTACTAGACTTGCTTTCCCGTTATGAACACGGCCAAAATTTACAGCAAACAAGGGATATGTAAATGGTTTCGGTAACTCTGTCAATTCGCGAGATAAATCACCATCTGTGTGATCAGCTATAATCTGAAATCTATCTTTAGAATTGTCCCAGAATATTCTGTCAAACTCAAAGATTACTTTACCCAAAGCCCCAAAAtgtattgaatttattgacTCCACTAATCTTTGTGGCAATTTTGGTTCCCATTTAATGCTATAGGGTGAGCTTTCTTCCAACAGTAGAATTGATTGAGGAACTGTGACGATCAAATAGTCACAAAATATTTGTAATCCGTTTATAGTTTCAACCAATACCCTCTTGCCAGCGTCTTTATTATTCctgatgattttgtttaCCGGTTCTTCTAATAACAAAGAAGATTCTGGTATCCTTTTGGCCAAACTCTCGACTAAATAGCCATAtccttttttatttaacaAGTTTCTTCCTTGATGAGTTGTTACAGCATATTTGCCACTAATTCTATCCCAACTAATTCCAAACCAAAATTCCAAATACCTCATCATCCTTCCACAATATTCACGTTGCTCTTCAGTAATCAACcgattatatttttcaaaatattgtgCAACAATGTCTCGCAAGGATAAATCGGGAACACCTAAATTCCGATTGAaatacaattgaatatacTTTTCAATGTCTTCTAATACTCTGTTTAGTTTCTTGTCCACAATAGGTACTTCTCCAGTACTAGAAAAAGTTTTAAGATCCTTGTCATCAAAATAGACATCTTTCTCATCATCTAACAAACCATCGTTAATCATATGATTCAATACTATATTGTTCAATGAATCATGAAACCACGATGCCCCTAAATCATAATTTATTCCTAGTTTAGATTGAGAAGTGTCTGTTGTTTTTAATCTGCCACCAATTCGATTTTGGGCTTCAACCACTAAAACGTCGTCACCTGTTAAAAATGATTTCGACAATATTGTTTCTGCAGCTTTTAATCCAGAAACCCCGGCCCCAATAATTAGGACCTTTGTAGATTTTGTCCTTGACATTGGGGAGCAAATGTGAAATTAAAGAGTGTGGTGAtatgtaattttttttcaaaaaagattGGATTGACGAAGCATTATATATTCGTCTAAAAACCATTTTTGCTGGTTCCGCAATAAATCTCGGAGATTATTTCTCGATTACCAATTTATGTTGTTTTGTGACATTTCTTATATTTTGTTCTATTTTACACGACtatttattgttaataaatatGTCACCTAAAGAATATTTCTATTTAGTTTTACATATGTTTTTTGACGACAATCAACTATTACAAATTAACCTacattttttaatttgaatatatacaatttatattgaattaACATTACCATTTAGTTTTTGATAAGAATAGATTGCGCTATTTCAAACAt from Candida albicans SC5314 chromosome R, complete sequence encodes:
- the CBP1 gene encoding Cbp1p (Corticosteroid binding protein; transcription induced at late log-phase or upon adherence to polystyrene; not induced by corticosterone; contains a possible NAD/FAD binding region; regulated by Nrg1, Tup1; Spider biofilm induced), giving the protein MSRTKSTKVLIIGAGVSGLKAAETILSKSFLTGDDVLVVEAQNRIGGRLKTTDTSQSKLGINYDLGASWFHDSLNNIVLNHMINDGLLDDEKDVYFDDKDLKTFSSTGEVPIVDKKLNRVLEDIEKYIQLYFNRNLGVPDLSLRDIVAQYFEKYNRLITEEQREYCGRMMRYLEFWFGISWDRISGKYAVTTHQGRNLLNKKGYGYLVESLAKRIPESSLLLEEPVNKIIRNNKDAGKRVLVETINGLQIFCDYLIVTVPQSILSLEESSPYSIKWEPKLPQRLVESINSIHFGALGKVIFEFDRIFWDNSKDRFQIIADHTDGDLSRELTELPKPFTYPLFAVNFGRVHNGKASLVILTQAPLTNYLETHPDQAWQYYQPMLQKLSINDEPIPDPINTIVTDWTTNPYIRGSYSTMYTNDDPSDLIISLSGDFEDLGISEPYIKFAGEHTTSEGTGCVHGAYMSGIYAADCILENIFRNDVTGYTIIG